Proteins co-encoded in one Methylobacterium sp. WL1 genomic window:
- a CDS encoding IlvD/Edd family dehydratase, with translation MSEKRRVSPADLRSKAWFDNPHNPGMTALYLERYLNFGLTPAELRSGKPLIGIAQTGSDLSPCNRHHLELAKRVRDGITAAGGVAFEFPCHPIQETGKRPTASLDRNLAYLSLVEVLYGYPLDGVVLLTGCDKTMPACLMAAATVNIPAISLNVGPMLNGYFQKELTGSGTIVWKTRERHAAGDIDFQQFMDIVGSSAPSTGHCNTMGTASTMNALAEALGLALPGSSAIPAPYRERGQAAYATGLRIVDMVWEDLKPSDILTREAFENAIVANAAIGGSTNAPIHINAIAKHIGVPLSCDDWERVGFEIPLLVDMQPAGRWLGEEYFRAGGLPAVFAELIDAGKVHTEAPTCNGFTVGENYRGRHSWNRDVIRAYATPLMERAGFLNLKGSLFDSAIMKTCVISEEFAARYLRNPEDPMAFEGPVVVFDGPEDYHHRIDDPSLGIDENTVLIMRGAGPVGYPGAAEVVNMQPPGELIRRGVTSLPCIGDGRQSGTSGTPAILNASPEAAVGGGLALLQSGDRVRIDLNTRRADILLPAEELARRRADLASRGGFPFPATQTPWQEIYRDQVAQLDEGMVLKGAVKFQKVAQASGVPRDNH, from the coding sequence ATGAGCGAGAAGCGCCGCGTATCTCCCGCCGACCTGCGCTCGAAGGCGTGGTTCGACAATCCGCACAATCCGGGCATGACCGCGCTGTACCTGGAGCGCTACCTGAATTTCGGGCTCACGCCCGCGGAGCTGCGCTCGGGCAAGCCGCTGATCGGGATCGCCCAGACGGGCTCCGACCTGTCGCCATGCAACCGGCACCATCTGGAACTGGCCAAGCGCGTGCGCGACGGCATCACGGCGGCCGGGGGCGTCGCCTTCGAATTTCCGTGTCACCCGATCCAAGAAACCGGCAAGCGGCCGACCGCCTCCCTCGACCGGAATCTCGCCTACCTGTCGCTGGTCGAAGTCCTGTACGGCTATCCGCTGGACGGCGTCGTGCTGCTGACCGGTTGCGACAAAACCATGCCGGCCTGCCTGATGGCCGCCGCCACCGTGAACATCCCGGCGATCTCACTCAATGTCGGGCCGATGCTCAACGGCTACTTCCAGAAGGAGCTGACCGGCTCGGGCACGATCGTCTGGAAGACCCGCGAGCGGCATGCCGCCGGCGATATCGACTTCCAGCAGTTCATGGACATCGTCGGCTCGTCGGCCCCGTCCACGGGCCATTGCAACACCATGGGCACCGCCTCGACCATGAACGCGCTGGCCGAGGCACTGGGCCTCGCCCTGCCCGGCTCGTCGGCGATCCCCGCCCCCTATCGCGAGCGCGGGCAGGCCGCCTACGCCACCGGGTTGCGCATCGTCGACATGGTCTGGGAGGACCTCAAGCCGTCCGACATCCTGACCCGGGAGGCGTTCGAGAACGCCATCGTGGCCAACGCCGCCATCGGCGGCTCGACCAATGCGCCGATCCACATCAACGCCATCGCCAAGCATATCGGCGTGCCGCTCTCCTGCGACGACTGGGAGCGGGTCGGCTTCGAGATCCCGCTGCTGGTCGACATGCAGCCCGCCGGCCGCTGGCTCGGCGAGGAGTATTTCCGGGCGGGCGGCCTGCCCGCCGTGTTCGCCGAGCTGATCGACGCCGGGAAGGTCCACACCGAGGCCCCGACCTGCAACGGCTTCACCGTCGGCGAGAATTATCGCGGGCGGCACAGCTGGAACCGCGACGTGATCCGGGCCTACGCGACACCGCTGATGGAGCGGGCGGGCTTCCTCAACCTCAAGGGCAGCCTGTTCGATTCCGCGATCATGAAGACCTGCGTGATCTCGGAGGAATTCGCCGCCCGCTACCTGCGCAACCCCGAGGACCCGATGGCGTTCGAGGGCCCCGTCGTCGTGTTCGACGGGCCGGAGGATTATCACCACCGCATCGACGACCCGTCGCTCGGGATCGACGAGAACACCGTCCTGATCATGCGCGGCGCCGGTCCGGTGGGATATCCCGGCGCCGCCGAGGTGGTGAACATGCAGCCGCCGGGGGAACTGATCCGCCGCGGCGTGACCTCCCTCCCCTGTATCGGCGACGGCCGCCAATCCGGAACCTCGGGAACGCCCGCGATCCTCAACGCCTCGCCCGAGGCGGCGGTGGGCGGCGGCCTGGCGCTGCTGCAATCCGGCGACCGGGTCCGCATCGACCTTAATACGCGCCGGGCCGACATCCTGCTCCCGGCCGAGGAACTCGCCCGCCGCCGCGCGGACCTGGCGTCCCGGGGCGGTTTCCCATTCCCGGCCACGCAAACGCCCTGGCAAGAGATCTACCGCGACCAGGTGGCGCAGCTCGACGAAGGCATGGTGCTGAAGGGTGCCGTGAAGTTCCAGAAGGTAGCGCAGGCGTCGGGCGTCCCGCGGGATAACCATTGA
- a CDS encoding FAD-binding and (Fe-S)-binding domain-containing protein, protein MARKLAEQLQGEARFDAFTRGRYSTDASIYQIMPAGVVLPRSAADIAATLRIAADHGAPVILRGGGTSQNGQPIGSGLVVDCSRHFNGVRAYDPEAGTITVEPGMVLERLNTRVKADGWFFPVEPSTATRCTIGGMAGNNSCGARSLRYGKMSDNVLAIDALLPGGEAFGFGLTGNAVTGVTGASHAEALAGRMRALAESHRDEIEARYPKVQRRVGGYNLDALIEPRPNLAHLLVGSEGTLAATTSVTLKLSRLPAHRVMGVCHFPSFRAAMETTQHIVALDPVAVELVDNNVLVLGADIPLFRATLADITRGKPNCLLLAEFAGDDLAALKRDLKRLDACMADRGHADAVVEILEPARQRSVWEVREACLNIMMSMKGDAKPVSFIEDCAVPLEHLADYTDAVTAVFTKHGTRGTWYAHASVGCLHVRPILDMKDGGDVTRMRAIAEETSELVRRYKGSYSGEHGDGISRSEYIAPLFGPVLTGAFETVKDAFDPENRLNPGKIVRPLSMDDRSLFRFKPDYAMTEPVKPALDWSDWGGFGSAVEMCNNNGTCRKLAGGAMCPSYRATREEEHLTRGRANSLRLAISGQLGPDAFTSKAMKRTLDLCVSCKACRRECPTGVDMAKMKVEFLHHYHARHGLPLRDRLIGLMPHYAGIAAKLAPLLNLRDRHPALAALSERMVGLSAKRSLPRWRRPWSEQGEAAHPGDVTGDFRDIILFGDTFNRAFERENLEAAERVLRVAGYRLHRVYPTRGRRPLCCGRTWLASGQTDRARAEARRTLDTLLPYIRAGARVVGLEPSCLLTFRDEFSALLPGDETALLARQSLLFEELLAGDLAAGRITLPLADQGGRIAHLHGHCHQKSFGVMGSVETVLRSVPGLDVRVIESSCCGMAGAFGYGAETIDTSFAMAELSLFPALRAAGPGDIVVADGTSCRHQIHDGLGLRAEHVARLLDDALVHAPPPRH, encoded by the coding sequence ATGGCGCGCAAACTCGCCGAGCAACTTCAGGGCGAAGCGCGGTTCGATGCGTTCACCCGCGGCCGCTACAGCACCGACGCGTCGATCTACCAGATCATGCCCGCCGGCGTGGTGCTGCCGCGCTCGGCCGCGGATATCGCTGCGACGCTGCGGATCGCCGCCGATCACGGCGCCCCGGTGATCCTGCGGGGCGGCGGCACCTCTCAGAACGGGCAGCCGATCGGCTCCGGCCTCGTCGTCGATTGCTCGCGCCACTTCAACGGCGTCCGCGCCTACGACCCCGAGGCCGGCACGATCACCGTCGAACCCGGCATGGTGCTGGAGCGGCTCAACACCCGCGTGAAGGCGGACGGCTGGTTCTTCCCGGTGGAGCCCTCGACGGCGACCCGCTGCACCATCGGCGGCATGGCCGGCAACAATTCCTGCGGCGCCCGCTCGCTGCGCTACGGCAAGATGAGCGACAACGTCCTGGCGATCGACGCCCTGCTTCCCGGCGGCGAGGCGTTCGGCTTCGGCCTCACCGGCAACGCGGTCACTGGTGTCACGGGCGCCAGCCACGCGGAAGCCTTGGCGGGCCGCATGCGCGCGCTGGCCGAGAGCCATCGCGACGAGATTGAAGCCCGTTATCCGAAGGTCCAGCGGCGTGTGGGGGGATACAACCTCGACGCGCTGATCGAGCCGCGCCCGAACCTCGCGCATCTGCTGGTCGGCTCGGAAGGAACGCTCGCCGCGACGACCTCGGTCACCCTCAAGCTGTCGCGCCTGCCCGCGCACCGGGTGATGGGCGTCTGCCACTTTCCGTCGTTCCGGGCCGCCATGGAGACGACCCAGCACATCGTGGCGCTCGATCCGGTGGCGGTCGAGTTGGTCGACAACAACGTGCTGGTGCTCGGCGCCGACATCCCGCTGTTCCGCGCGACGCTGGCAGACATCACCCGCGGCAAGCCGAACTGCCTGCTGCTCGCGGAGTTCGCCGGGGACGACCTCGCTGCCCTGAAGCGCGACCTGAAGCGCCTGGACGCCTGCATGGCCGACCGCGGCCATGCCGACGCGGTCGTGGAGATCCTGGAGCCGGCGCGCCAGCGCTCCGTGTGGGAGGTGCGCGAGGCCTGCCTCAACATCATGATGTCGATGAAGGGCGACGCGAAGCCGGTCTCGTTCATCGAGGATTGCGCGGTGCCGCTGGAGCACCTCGCCGACTACACCGATGCGGTCACCGCGGTGTTCACCAAGCACGGTACCCGCGGCACCTGGTATGCCCACGCCTCCGTAGGCTGCCTCCATGTCCGACCGATCCTGGACATGAAGGACGGGGGCGACGTGACGCGCATGCGCGCCATCGCGGAGGAGACCTCCGAACTGGTGCGCCGGTACAAGGGTTCCTATTCCGGCGAGCACGGCGACGGCATCTCACGCTCGGAATACATCGCGCCGCTGTTCGGACCGGTCCTGACCGGCGCGTTCGAGACGGTGAAGGACGCGTTCGACCCCGAGAACCGGCTCAATCCCGGCAAGATCGTCCGGCCGCTGAGCATGGACGACCGGAGCCTGTTCCGGTTCAAGCCCGACTACGCGATGACCGAGCCCGTGAAGCCCGCCCTCGACTGGTCGGACTGGGGCGGCTTCGGCTCGGCGGTCGAGATGTGCAACAACAACGGCACCTGTCGGAAGCTCGCCGGCGGGGCGATGTGCCCGTCCTACCGGGCGACCCGCGAGGAGGAGCACCTCACCCGCGGCCGGGCCAATTCGCTGCGCCTCGCCATCTCGGGTCAGCTCGGGCCCGACGCCTTCACCAGCAAGGCGATGAAGCGCACCCTCGACCTGTGCGTCTCCTGCAAGGCCTGCCGGCGGGAATGCCCGACCGGGGTCGACATGGCCAAGATGAAGGTGGAGTTCCTGCACCACTACCACGCCCGCCACGGGCTGCCCCTGCGCGACCGGCTGATCGGCCTGATGCCGCATTACGCCGGGATCGCCGCCAAGCTCGCCCCGCTCCTCAACCTGCGCGACCGGCACCCGGCGCTGGCGGCCCTCTCGGAGCGGATGGTCGGTCTCTCGGCCAAGCGGTCGCTGCCGCGCTGGCGGCGCCCCTGGAGCGAGCAGGGCGAGGCGGCGCATCCCGGCGACGTGACGGGCGATTTCCGCGACATCATCCTGTTCGGCGACACCTTCAACCGCGCCTTCGAGCGGGAGAACCTGGAGGCGGCCGAGCGGGTGCTCCGGGTGGCGGGATACCGGCTCCACCGGGTCTATCCGACCCGGGGGCGGCGCCCGCTCTGCTGCGGTCGGACCTGGCTCGCCTCCGGCCAGACCGACCGCGCCCGCGCCGAGGCACGCCGGACCCTCGATACGCTCCTGCCGTACATCCGGGCCGGCGCCCGCGTGGTCGGCCTGGAGCCGTCCTGCCTGCTGACCTTCCGGGACGAGTTTTCCGCATTGCTGCCGGGCGACGAGACCGCTCTGTTGGCCCGGCAATCGCTCCTGTTCGAGGAGCTGTTGGCCGGCGATCTGGCGGCCGGGCGGATCACGCTGCCGCTCGCCGACCAGGGGGGCCGCATCGCGCACCTGCACGGGCATTGTCACCAGAAATCTTTCGGCGTGATGGGCTCGGTGGAAACGGTGCTGCGGAGCGTGCCCGGCCTCGATGTGCGGGTCATCGAATCCAGTTGCTGCGGCATGGCCGGGGCGTTCGGCTACGGCGCCGAGACGATCGACACCTCCTTCGCGATGGCCGAGCTGTCCCTCTTCCCCGCCCTGCGCGCGGCCGGGCCCGGCGACATCGTGGTGGCCGATGGAACGAGCTGCCGTCACCAGATCCACGACGGCCTCGGCCTGCGCGCGGAACACGTGGCCCGCCTCCTCGATGACGCGCTCGTGCATGCCCCGCCGCCTCGACACTGA
- a CDS encoding GntR family transcriptional regulator translates to MNKIDPGIGISRRYLHDEVADRMRELIRSGEMEPKARINEGELTERFGISRTPLREAIKILATEGLLELLPNRGARVASISETELEEMMEVIAGLEATAGDLACRTISDSEIDAIEADHEAMVAAWKAGDEAGYFSRNRQIHEGIMAASRNTVLANIYESLSGRIQRSRYSARQTPDQWARAVSEHERMIALLRARDGTVLATLMREHIRGKKSVIAANYGVVEVD, encoded by the coding sequence ATGAACAAGATCGACCCCGGCATCGGGATCAGCCGCCGCTATCTTCACGACGAGGTGGCGGACCGGATGCGCGAACTGATCCGCTCCGGAGAGATGGAGCCGAAGGCGCGGATCAACGAAGGCGAACTGACGGAGCGTTTCGGGATCTCGCGCACGCCCCTGCGAGAGGCGATCAAGATCCTCGCGACCGAGGGCTTGCTCGAACTCCTCCCCAACCGCGGGGCGCGCGTCGCCAGCATCTCAGAGACCGAACTCGAGGAGATGATGGAGGTGATCGCCGGGCTCGAAGCCACTGCGGGCGATCTCGCCTGCCGGACGATCTCGGATTCCGAGATCGACGCGATCGAGGCCGACCACGAAGCGATGGTGGCGGCCTGGAAGGCGGGTGACGAGGCTGGATATTTCAGCCGCAACCGGCAGATCCACGAAGGCATCATGGCGGCGAGCCGCAACACCGTTCTCGCCAACATCTACGAGAGCCTGTCCGGCCGAATCCAGCGGTCGCGCTACTCCGCCCGGCAGACCCCGGATCAGTGGGCCCGGGCCGTCTCGGAGCACGAGCGCATGATCGCGTTGCTGCGCGCCCGGGACGGCACCGTCCTCGCGACCCTGATGCGCGAGCACATCCGCGGGAAAAAGTCCGTGATCGCAGCCAATTACGGGGTTGTAGAGGTCGACTGA